The Limanda limanda chromosome 13, fLimLim1.1, whole genome shotgun sequence genome has a window encoding:
- the penka gene encoding proenkephalin a has protein sequence MAASAHSSCMWMLVVGACVSLVVGADCGKECALCVYQLLGQQSSFSSMTCSLECNGGLDSQKLRLCRDFLLEEENHIPLDADPRQQREQEAAGAMMDDTEDATSPEHQLAKKYGGFMKRYGGFMSRRSSLPEGALETAGNKDEEEKIRLEILKFLNAAVEHGSEGDGQGVEAIKRYGGFMRRAAGGVEQSDLLEAVLGRGLKKRYGGFMRRVGRPEWLVDSSKSGGVLKRAWENGSEQQKRYGGFMD, from the exons ATGGCTGCCTCCGcacacagcagctgcatgtGGATGTTAGTCGTGGGAGCGTGCGTCTCACTGGTAGTCGGAGCGGACTGTGGGAAGgagtgtgcactgtgtgtgtacCAGCTGCTTGGACAGCagtcttctttctcttccatG ACATGCTCACTTGAGTGCAATGGTGGGTTGGACAGCCAGAAGCTTCGCTTGTGCCGGGACTTCCTATTGGAGGAGGAAAACCACATTCCTCTGGATGCCGACCCACGTCAACAGCGGGAGCAGGAAGCAGCCGGTGCCATGATGGATGACACTGAGGATGCAACATCTCCAGAACACCAGCTGGCCAAGAAGTATGGGGGCTTCATGAAACGCTATGGAGGTTTCATGTCTCGCCGGTCCTCTTTGCCAGAGGGGGCACTCGAGACTGCTGGTAACAaggatgaggaagaaaaaaTTCGCCTAGAGATCCTTAAGTTCCTTAATGCAGCAGTCGAGCACGGCAGTGAGGGGGATGGTCAGGGCGTTGAGGCAATTAAGAGGTATGGAGGCTTCATGCGGCGGGCTGCAGGAGGGGTAGAGCAGAGTGACCTGCTGGAGGCAGTGTTAGGCCGTGGGCTCAAGAAGCGCTATGGAGGTTTCATGAGACGTGTGGGCAGGCCTGAGTGGTTGGTGGACAGCAGCAAGAGTGGGGGGGTGTTGAAACGGGCCTGGGAGAACGGCAGTGAGCAACAGAAGAGGTACGGGGGTTTCATGGACTAG